A genomic segment from Gracilinanus agilis isolate LMUSP501 chromosome 1, AgileGrace, whole genome shotgun sequence encodes:
- the IQCF6 gene encoding IQ domain-containing protein F6, whose amino-acid sequence MTLQAEENVAATKIQAWWRGQLVRRTLLHAALRAWIIQCWWRAVLARELDNRRRTMLLLYSRQESAVVKLQAGARMWRIRRCFCRARAAACIIQAYWRWYANRTRKLRSNHTTAEHLEIDIKILV is encoded by the exons ATGACT CTCCAGGCCGAGGAGAATGTGGCAGCCACCAAGATCCAGGCCTGGTGGAGGGGCCAGCTGGTGCGACGGACGCTGCTGCACGCGGCCCTCCGCGCCTGGATAATTCAGTGCTGGTGGCGGGCTGTGTTGGCTCGGGAATTGGACAATCGCCGGCGGACTATGCTGCTGCTCTACTCGCGGCAGGAGAGCGCTGTGGTGAAACTGCAGGCGGGAGCGCGCATGTGGCGGATTCGCCGCTGCTTCTGCCGGGCTCGGGCTGCCGCCTGCATCATCCAGGCTTACTGGCGCTGGTACGCCAACCGAACCCGAAAACTGCGGAGCAACCACACGACGGCAGAGCACTTGGAGATTGATATAAAAATTCTCGTTTAG